The region ATAAATTAACAAAAAGTCGAAGCCGTTTGTGATGAATGGCTTCGACTTTTTTAATTCGCTCACTATTTTAATAGAATTATGGATAATATTGGAGTATAATTATGTAAAATTAGTTTGATGTCAATGGCGATAGCCGCTTTTACAGTAGAGCAGTGGCAAGATTTTAGAAGGAGTGGTAAAAATGAGAAAACAAGGATTTAATCCGTATCTTCCATCATGGGAATATATTCCGGATGGTGAACCTTATATTTTTAATGATAGAGTCTATGTCTATGGCTCTCATGACCGTTTCAACGGGTATGCTTACTGTTTAAATGATTATGTTTGTTGGTCTACACCGGTGGATGATCTATCTGACTGGCGTTGTGAGGGGGTTATTTACAAAGCTACTGATGTGCAAGATAATGAAGACCGCGACAGCTGTCTTTATGCTCCTGATGTAGCAGTTGGACCAGACGGAAGATATTATCTATATTATGTAGATAGTAAGCGTTCTATAATATCTGTTGCTGTTTGTAATACTCCGGCAGGTAAATACGAATTTTATGGTTATATACATTATGCAGACGGTGTAAATTTAGGAGAGAGAGAGGGAGATGAACCTCAATTCGATCCTGCGGTATTGGTAGAGGGAGATAAGGTTTATCTTTACACCGGCTTTTGTGCGATTGGTGATAAATCCAGAAGTGGAGCGATGGCGACGGTTCTTAGTACTGACATGTTGACCATCATTGAGGATCCGGTTATTATAGCTCCTAGTGAACCGTATAGTAAGGGAAGCGGTTTTGAGGGACATGGATTTTTTGAGGCTCCCTCCATTAGAAAACGGGGTAACACTTATTATTTTATTTACTCCTCAATCCTTATGCATGAGTTATGCTATGCTACCAGTAAGCATCCTACCATGGGATTTAAGTATCGCGGAACTATAGTAAGTAATTGTGATATTGGTATTAGCACCTATAAACCAGCTAACAAACCTATGTATTACGGAGGAAATAACCACGGTAGCATTATGGAGATAAATGGAAAATGGTATATTTTCTATCATAGGCACACCAATGGTACTAATTTTAGCAGGCAGGGTTGCTTAGAAGAAATTTCTTTTTTAGAAGATGAATCAATTCCTCAAGTTGAAATAACATCATGTGGTCCAAATGGCGGGCCCCTAAAGGGATTGGGCGAGTA is a window of Lachnoclostridium phytofermentans ISDg DNA encoding:
- a CDS encoding family 43 glycosylhydrolase gives rise to the protein MRKQGFNPYLPSWEYIPDGEPYIFNDRVYVYGSHDRFNGYAYCLNDYVCWSTPVDDLSDWRCEGVIYKATDVQDNEDRDSCLYAPDVAVGPDGRYYLYYVDSKRSIISVAVCNTPAGKYEFYGYIHYADGVNLGEREGDEPQFDPAVLVEGDKVYLYTGFCAIGDKSRSGAMATVLSTDMLTIIEDPVIIAPSEPYSKGSGFEGHGFFEAPSIRKRGNTYYFIYSSILMHELCYATSKHPTMGFKYRGTIVSNCDIGISTYKPANKPMYYGGNNHGSIMEINGKWYIFYHRHTNGTNFSRQGCLEEISFLEDESIPQVEITSCGPNGGPLKGLGEYHAYIASNLFCDEESIYTDFTGAWMNNQFPKITQDGKDGDEEIGYIANMKASATAGFKYFNCIGVKRLKIKVRGYCKGDFEIKTSLNGPVLGKIPVAFSNVWKEYSADITIPDGVHALYITYTGEGSASLASFTLE